TCAGCGCGCCACCAGGAGTATCCGGCTCCGACCCGATCGACCGTCGCTACCCCGTATACCAGCATGAGTGCGAGCAGACCGCAGTAGAGCAGATAGGAAAAGCCAAAGAGAAAGGCGCTGGCGCATAATGACAAGGAAACCATTGTCAAATAGGCAAGCATCATCGGCAGTGGCGCGCCTGTCTGATACAAGATGTAAAACCCGCCCAGCAGCAGCACCACGAATGAAATGCCCAGGAGAAGATGGGTAATCGGCGGCGAAGATTTGCGAAATAGAAATGCCGATAAATAACAAATGACAGAGAAAAAGCCAAAAATGGCAATTTGCATTGGAAGAGTAAAACGGGTAAAATGAAAAGCAAGCAAGATCAATCCGGCGATCAAACAGGCGCCAAACAGCCAGGAGAGGATCATTTTCCCGGAGATGACCGATGCATTGCCTGATACATACGGAGCCGTTGTTTTCATCCCGCTTGCTCCGCCTGATCTGGCAGCCGCCACCTGGCTATGGCCTGCGACCGCGCCCATTGTTTTTTTGCCTGGTGCGGAACCTTCCGGCCGGTCCCCTTCCGTATAGAGATTTAACAGGAAGATGCAGTAATGTTCAGGCAGCAAGTGATTTCGGCGCCAATTTTCAATTTCGGCAATAATAATACGTTTGCGCTGGTCATCCAACGCGGGCCCCTCCTTTACAGTGACGGATGGTTCGCCTGAGATTGGAAAAAGAAAGACCTACGCCGGCGAACGTAGGCCATGTATTTTTTATATCGGTTATTCGAGAAAATCTTTTAAGCGTTTGCTGCGGCTCGGATGGCGGAGTTTGCGAAGCGCTTTGGCTTCGATCTGCCTGATCCGCTCACGCGTAACGCCGAACACCTTCCCCACTTCTTCCAGTGTCCGCGTCCGTCCGTCGTCCAGTCCAAAGCGGAGGCGAAGCACGTTTTCTTCCCGATCCGTCAACGTATCCAGCACGTCCTCCAGCTGCTCTTTCAACAGCTCATATGCAGCTGCGTCAGAGGGCTCCAGCGCATCTTGATCTTCGATAAAATCTCCCAGGTGGGAGTCGTCTTCTTCCCCTATCGGGGTTTCCAGCGAGACGGGCTCCTGTGCGATCTTCATGATTTCCCGCACTTTTTCCGGAGTGAGGTCCATTTTCTCGGCGATCTCTTCCGGGGTGGGTTCGCGCCCCAGCTCCTGCAGCAATTGGCGGGATACGCGAATCAGCTTATTAATCGTCTCCACCATATGCACGGGAATCCGAATGGTACGGGCCTGGTCGGCGATAGCGCGGGTGATGGCCTGACGAATCCACCAAGTGGCATAGGTGCTGAACTTGAATCCCTTCCGATAATCAAACTTCTCAACGGCTTTGATCAAGCCCATATTGCCTTCCTGAATCAAGTCGAGGAACAACATTCCCCGTCCCACGTAGCGCTTGGCAATCGATACAACCAGTCGCAGGTTGGCTTCGGCCAGACGCCGCTTGGCTTCCTCATCTCCCTGTTCGATTCGGTTCGCCAGTTTAATCTCCTCTTCAGCGGAGAGCAGAGGAACGCGGCCGATTTCTTTCAAATACATCCGTACAGGGTCGTTGATCTTGATTCCGGGCGGTACGGAGAGATCGTCGAAGTCGAACTCCTCGTTGTCGTTTTCCTCATCTTTCATGATCATATCGTCCACTTCTTCATCATCATCGCTGTCATTGTTGACCTCGATGCCTTGATCACCCAGATACTCGAAAAACTCATCCATCTGGTCGGAATCCTGTTCAAACCCGGAGATGCGGTCTACAATTTCCTTATAGGACAACGCACCGCGTTTCTTTCCCAATTCAACCAGTTGTTCCTTCACCTGTTCAATGGACACAGCTTCCATATCTGAAGTGATGTTTTGCTTGTTCATCTACTATCCCTCCTTCCCCGGGAATGATCTGATGCTACCCTTCTTTTAAAGCATTTTCCAATTCAAGAATCTTCATCCCTACGACGGCAGCTTGAATTTCCAGTTCTCTTCGCGCTTCCTCGCTGTCTGCTGCGGCTGCTTGCATGTGAAGGCTTCGCTGTTCTTCACGCAACCGCTCCAGCTCGGCGCGCTGCGGGTAGTGATTGACTTGCTTGATGTAGTCCCCGATCTCCTGATCAGATACGTCGTCTCTGCATTCCATCATGGCCAATCCCGAGGCTAGTTGCTTTAACTCTTCGTCTTGCAGGTAATGTATAAACTGTCCCGGATCTTCCGGTAGTCCTTCTGCAAAATATGCGTACAAATAAGCGGCTAATGCATCGTGTTCATCGACTTGAAATGAACCGGTACACTCCGCCTGTACCCGATCAGCAATATGCCGATGGCGCATCATGTAGCCCAGAAGCATGCGCTCGGCTGTATAGTGAGCGGGCGGTAGCGTTTTTGCGAGCGTAACTTTGCCATTATTTATACTATTATTCCATGGTGGCGTTACTTTATCCCTTTGTCGCTCACTTTTTTGCTGTTTGTAAAGTCTCCGTGACTCCCATTTGATCGCATCCAGAGTCAAGGAATGCTCTTCGGCCAGCTGCCGCAAGTACAAGTCACGCTCGACCGGACTATCCAGCTCGTTGACAATCTCGATTGCCTTTTCAATAAATTGCTTCTGGTCGGTCTCATCCTGTATTACGTGTCTGGCCCGCAAATGTTTCAAGCGAAATGCCGTAACCGGCATGGCTTGCAGTAAAACCTGCTGGGAAAATGCATCCGCTCCGTGCTGCCTGATATAATCGTCGGGATCACTTCCCTGAGGCAAAGGAGCTACTCGGACGACCACTCCAGCCTGTTGAAGAAGCTGGATGGCTTTGGCAGTCGCTTCCTGCCCCGCTGCATCGCCGTCATAGCAGAGGATGACGGATTCCGTATTGCGGCGAATCATTCTGGCTTGCTGTTCGGTCAGAGCCGTTCCCAGGGTAGCAATCCCCTGCGGGAAGCCCGCTTGCCATGCAGAAATGACGTCCACATATCCCTCGAAAAGCAATGCCTGTTTCCGCTTGCGAATGAATGGACGGGCACGATGGAGATTGAACAGTGTGGTGCTCTTGTTGAAAAGGGGACTCTCCGGGCTGTTCAGATATTTGGCAGGTGCCGAACCATCCATCGCCCTGCCACCGAAACCGATGACGTTTCCCTGTGAATTGTGAATGGGAAAGATGATGCGCCCGCGAAACCGGTCGAATACCTTGCCGGCTTCGCTTTTGGCAAGCAAGCCCGCCTCCACCATCTGGTCCAGCGAAAACTTCCGGTTTTGCAGAAAGGAGGTGACAAAGTTCCAGGAATCCGGGGCAAATCCGATCTGGAATTCCTCGATCGTCTGTCTCGTTAATCCCCGCTTGACCAGGTACTTCATCGCTTCCTGACCGTATGGCGTCTCCGTCAGGACGTAGTGATAGAGCTTGCTGACCAACTGATGAGCTTCCAGCATGAGCTGTTTGGCTTTCTGTTCCGGATCCGCTTCCACTTCCTGCGCCTGGGGAAGCGCTATGCCTGCCCTCTCGGCCAGCTTGTGGAGAGCTTCCGGAAAGGTTAACTGCTCCATCCTCATTAAAAAGGAAAAGACATCTCCACCTGCCCCGCATCCAAAGCAATGAAAAAATTGTCGCTCCGCATTGACATTAAAGGAGGGTGTCTTTTCCGAGTGGAACGGACACAAGCCTAAATATGCTCGGCCGCTTTTTCGCAGCTGGAGATATTCTCCGATCAAATCTACGATATCTGTAGCGGCACGGACTTGGGTAACAAAATCAGCTGAATTGCCACCAGCCATGTCTTTCCACCTTTTTTTGAGTTTCGCCGCCCGGCCCTGCTGTCTGCCAGCCATAGCCCGGTCTGCGAATGAAATTACGCATGAGGATATTTAGTTCGTCAAAATTCGTCATATTCCTTCTTGGAAATGCTCTTCTTTTCTACTTTTCCACATTTTCATTCGTGGTAAACGCTTGATCATCCCGCTCTATCGGGGGTGATCTCATTTTATTCTACAAAAAGAGGCAAAACCCTCCCTTTGGCCTATTTATTTTCTTTGCGCAGATTGGTTTTCCGTATCATTTCCAGAATGATATTGGCTGTCTCCTCCACGGCTTTATTGGAGACATCGATGACGGGACAGCCTACCCTCTGCATGATTTTCTCGGAATAGGCCAACTCTTCGTTGATTCGGTCGAGATTGGCGTAATTGGCCTGAGCAGTAAGTCCGAGCGCCTTCAGCCTCTCGGTGCGAATGCCGTTGAGCTGCTCCGGGTTGATCGTCAGCCCGATGCAGCGCTCCGGCGGGAGCTGAAACAGCTCTTCCGGCGGTTCTACCTCCGGCACGAGCGGCACATTGGCCACCTTCAGCCGCTTGTTGGCCAGATACATCGACAACGGCGTCTTGGACGTACGGGAGACGCCGATCAGGACGACATCGGCGCGCAGCAGTCCGCGCGGGTCCCGGCCGTCATCGTATTTGACGGCGAATTCAATCGCGTCTACCTTGCGGAAATACTCTTCGTCCAGCCTGCGGACCAGTCCCGGCTTTCCTGTCGGCGGCTCATGCAGGATCTCTTGCAAGGTCGTAAGCAGCGGGCCCATCACATCGATCGTGCGGATGTTGTGCTTTTTCGCCTGTTCGACGATGTACTCCTTCAGCTCGGGGACGACCAGCGTAAAGACGATCATCGCGCTCATTTCCCGTGCCGACGCGATGATTTCGTCGATAGACTCCCGGTCTTCTATGTATGGATACTTCTGCACGTCGATGGAAAAGCGGTCAAACTGGCTGGCCACAGCGCGAACGACCAGCTCCGCTGTCTCGCCAATCGAGTCTGAAACCACGTAGATTAGCTGTCTTTGTTGATCCATAGTATCGCTTCTCCTCCTACACTTTCGGTTCGCTGCCCAATTCTACAAAGGCCTTGGCGATTGTCGTCTTCGTCACACGCCCCATCAGCTCCCACTGCTTGCTGTCCTCTCCTTGTCCCGGCCGAACGACAGGCAGCGAATCAATCTGAAAGTCAATCAGTTTTTTCGCGGCGGAGTACAGGGTTTCCTCAGGCCCGCAGGTTACGATGTTGGGCATCCGGGTCATGATGATTCCTACAGGCACGTCCTCCAGCGTCTTGTTGCCCAGCGACGCGCGCAAAAGGTCTTTCCGGGAGAGAACTCCGGCGAGAAAGCCTTTTTGATTGACGACAAAAAGAGTGCCAACGTCCTCCAGGAACAGCGTCACAATGGCATCGTAGGCAGAAGCGGACTCCGACACGACGATGGGCATCGCTTTGTAGTCTTTGACGAGAAGCTTGTGAAGCCGTTCACTAATGACGGAGCCAGCCGGTCGACCCGCATAAAAATAACCGACGCGAGGTCTGGCTTCCAAATAACCTGACATCGTCAGGATGGATAAGTCCGGGCGAAGTGTAGCACGGGTCAGATTCAGCCTTTCCGCGATCTGCTCACCGGTAATCGGCCCTTCATCCTTCACGATCTGGATAATATGCTCTTGTCGCTTGGTAAGTTCGATGACCAATCACCCCGGTTCTGTCTGGTTACTACCCCTAGTATTACTCTATTCGACGACATTTTCCTTCTTTCCGGGTAAAAAAGGCAGCCTCCGCATCGGCAGCGGAGGCAATGATCAGGAATGTGTCCCTTCTTTTTTTGGCGATCAGGCGAAAACCAGCTTGGCAAAATCAGCATACCCGTTGATCAGGCGGGAGAGCCGGAGCAAGAGGCCCAGACGGTTTTGCCGGACTGCTTGATCCTCTGCCATTACCATCACTTTATCAAAGAAAGCCTGGATTGGTTGGCGCAGAGTTGCCAGCGCAGCCAGCACCCGATCCTGCTCGTCGATGCCGCTGATCTCCTGTTGGACGGAGAGATAAGCCTGATAAAGGGCCCGTTCGACATCTTCCGCAAACAGCGCATCGTCGATCAGGTCGGACTCTGCTTTTTGCGCCAGGTTCGCTACGCGGTTAAACTGTTCCACGGTAAATTTAAACTCATCGGTCTGTACGGCAGCCATCAAAGATTTTGCCTTAGCCACCAGCGTCGGAAGGATATTCCAGTCGGCCGACAGCACCGCGTCGATCACATCGTAGCGAACCTCTGCCTCTTGGAGAACATTTTTCAAACGGAGCGCAAAGAAGTCACGCAGATCCTTTTTCGTCTCTTCGCTCGTCCGCTTGGCGACGCCTTGCTCTTGGTAGGCAGTCAGCGCAGCATCCCACATGCTCTCCAGAGGCAGCGTCCAGCCCTTGTCGAGCAGAATGCTCACGATCCCCGCGGCCATCCGGCGCAGCCCGTACGGGTCCTGGGAGCCGGTCGGCACGATGCCGATGGTGAAGCAGCCGGCGATCGTATCCAGCTTGTCAGCCAGGCTGACGATCGCGCCCGTGTCGGATTCAGGCAGGTGGTCGCCGGTGTGGCGAGGCAGATAATGCTCGAATACGCCGCGCGCGACGGTTTCGCTTTCGCCTGCTTTGCGTGCGTAATCTTCGCCCATGACCCCTTGCAGTTCCGGGAATTCGCCGACCATGTTGGTCACCAGGTCGAACTTGGCGATTTCCGCGATCCGGTCCGCCTGTTTGGCCGCTTCGGCGGTGACACCCAGCTGCGCGGCGATCCAGTCTGCCGTCTTGCGAACGCGGCGAACCTTGTCCCCGATCGTGCCCAGTTCCTCGTGGAAAACAATCGTCTCCAGCCGCTTCAGGCAGCTGTCGATCGAGAGCTTCTGGTCTTCCTCGTAGAAGAAGCGGGCGTCGGACAGACGCGCGCGCAGCACTTTTTCATTCCCTTTGGCAACATTCTGCAGGGCGCGGGCATCCCCGTTGCGCACGGTCACAAAGTGGTTCAGCAATTGGCCGCTTTCGTTCTCCACCGGGAAGTAGCGCTGGTGCTCACGCATCGAGGTGACGAGAACCTCGCGCGGGATGTGCAAAAACGCCGGTTCGAATGTGCCAAACAAGGCTGTCGGGTATTCCACCAGGTGGACGACTTCATCGAGGAGTCCCTGGTCGATCGGGATGCGCCAGCCGTTTTCCGCCTCCAGGCGGCGGATTTGCTCCACGATCAGCTTGCGCCGTTCCTCGGAGCTGACGATCACGTACTGATCCGCCAATTTCGCAGCATACTCCGCCGGCGCTTGCAGCTGGATCTCCTGACTGCCCAGGAAGCGATGGCCTCTGGTCATGCGCGCTGTGCGGACGCCCGCAATCTCCATCTCCACCAGCTCATCGCCGAACAGCGCAACCAGCCAGCGAATCGGACGGACAAATTTCAGCTCATGAGCGCCCCAGCGCATATTTTTCGGGAAGTTCATCGAGACGATGACTTCCGCCAGGGCTGGCAGCAGCGTGCGGGTCTCTTTTCCTGCCTCCTGTTTGCGGGCGTAGACGTACTCGACGCCGTTTACTTCCTTGAAGTAGAGCTGCTCCACATCCACCCCGTTGCTGCGGGCAAAGCCTTGCGCCGCTTTGGACCAGTTGCCTGCTTCGTCCAGCGCGATTTTTTTCGCCGGTCCTTTTGCCTCTTCGTTTTTGTCCGGCTGTTTCTCAGCCAGTCCGTGAATCAAAAGCGCCAGGCGCCGGGGCGTTTCATAGGAATCGATCCGGTCAAACGGAATTCTCTCCGCCTCCAGCCACTTTTCCACCTTTTCCCGCAATTGCAGAGCCGCTCCTGTAATAAAGCGGGCTGGCATCTCTTCCGTACCAATCTCCAGCAGAAAATCTCGTTTACTCATCTGCGCCCACTCCTTCCTGGCTGTCTGTCGTCTTTTTCAGCAATGGGAAGCCCAGTCGTTCGCGCTCGGCCAGATAGGTGTGGGCCACTTCGCGGGAGAGGTTGCGGACCCGCGCGATATAGCCTGTCCGTTCGGTCACGCTGATCGCCCCTCTGGCATCCAGCAGGTTAAAGGTATGCGAGCATTTCAGCACATAATCATAGGCCGGAAAAACCAGATGCTCTTTCATCAGCCGCTTCGCTTCGGCTTCGTAGGTGTTGTACAGGTTGAAGAGCATCTCCGTGTCAGACAGCTCAAACGTATATTTCGAATGCTCGTACTCCGGCTGCAGGAAGACGTCGCCGTAAGTCACGCCGTTTACGTACTCCAGGTCGAATACATTCTCCTTCTCCTGGATGTAGGAGGCCAGCCGCTCCAGTCCGTAGGTAAGCTCGACCGCCACCGGCTTGCACTCCAGTCCGCCGACCTGCTGGAAGTAGGTGAACTGGGTGATTTCCATGCCGTCCAGCCAGACCTCCCAGCCCAGTCCCCATGCCCCGAGGCCGGGATGCTCCCAGTTGTCCTCGACGAAACGGATGTCGTGCTCCAGCGGATCGATGCCGAGCAGGCGCAGGCTCTCCAGGTACAGCTCCTGGATGTTGTCCGGCGACGGCTTCATGATTACCTGAAACTGATGATGCTGGTACAGGCGATTGGGGTTTTCTCCATAACGGCCGTCAGCGGGACGGCGGGATGGCTCTACATAAGCTACATTCCACGGCTCGGGACCGATGGAGCGCAGAAATGTCATCGGATTGAGCGTACCTGCCCCTTTTTCCACGTCATAGGGCTGGACGACGGCACAGTTTTGTTTCGCCCAATAATTCTGCAAGGTCAAAATGATGTCTTGAAAAGTCATGCTCATGGATTCCACCTCCTGTTTTGTTCGGGGCAACCGTGCGGGGCGAAATGCAAAAAACCTCCCGCCGCCTACACTGTTACCCAACAGTGTAGGGACGAGAGGATCTCCCGCGGTTCCACCCTACTTGACGACGCGCCGCACGCATCGTCCTCTTTCCGAATAAAGCGTTGCTCCAGAATGCCGTTCATCAGCGTGGCTACCAGGCTCTCACTATCCCCGGTTCGCTTGGCGGGCGGGCTGCACATGAATCAGATGCAAGCATACCCGATACAACCAGTAGCTGACTACTCCTTTCCTTCAGCACAACGTATGTGAATTGCTATTTATCATAGCGAAAAAGACGGACGATGTCAATCGCCCCCAGAGAGGTTCATCCGCTCCATCTGATCCAGGAAGGAGCGACTCTTCAGATACAAATCCAGATGCTCATCGTAGTAGCGGCGCAGCACATGCTTCAGCTGACTGCGCGTCGAGGGCTTCAGCTCAATCTCTCCCAGCCGCTCCAGATCAAAGACCTGAAACAGCCTGAGCAGCTTCCAGACCGAGGGAGTCACCGCGATCGCATACGGATCGCTCTCCCGGCACGCGGGACAGAGCAGCCCGCCTTGGGAGATGCTGATGACATACGGCTCTTGCTCCCGGCCGCAGCTGGAGCAATCTGTCAAATGGGGCGAGATCCCGGCGACGCGCAGCATTTTCGTCTCGAAGATGCGGCAGAGTATCTCCGCGTCCCGTCCTTCGTCTATGTAATGGAACAGTTGATGCAGCAGCTGAAAGAAGAACGGGTTGGCTTCCTCTTGTTCGGTCAGCCGATCCAACAACTCCGCTATGTATGCGGCATAGGCCGTCGCCATCAAATCCTGGCGAAGGTCGCGAAAGGAATCGACGATCTCCCCTTGCGAAAGATCGGCCATGCCGCTTCCCGGTCCGGTTTTGCAAAGGTAATAGCCGTGCGTAAAAAGTTGGGAGACGGCGCCCAAACGGCTTTTGGCCCGCTTTGCACCGCGAGCCATCATCGCCACCTTGCCCTTCTCCCGGGTAAACAGAGTCACCACCTTGCTGGACTCTCCATAGTCCACGCTGCGGATGACAATTCCTTCCCATTTTACAAGCATGCGTGCGTGTCACCCAATTCCTCCTGGGCGAACTCAAACGGGGCCTCCTCACCGGCTCCCGACGTTTGAAGGTGCTCTCTGTAGAGGAGGTAAGCATGGATATCACCGGTTGAGGCGAAATAACTCCATGAAAAATCTTTGATCAAGGAGCATCATCCTTTCTGTAGTCGGCTAAATCCACTTCCTTCTTAGATTCACCTGCGCCCGTTATTCTATGCCCTGGAAAAATTCCCTTCTACTCTTCGTTGTAGAAGCCGAAGTTGCGCAGCATGCGCTCCTGGTTGCGCCAATCCTTTTTCACTTTGATCCACAATTCGAGGAAGACCTTTTCCCCCAGCAACCGCTCGATGTCTGTGCGCGCCCGCTTGCCGATCTCCTTGAGCATCTGTCCTCTCTCGCCGATCAGAATCCCTTTCTGCGAGTCCCGCTCCACGTAGATGGCTGCGTAGACATACAGAGTTTTTCCGTTCTCGCCGCGCTTCACCTCTTCGATCGTCACAGCGATCGAATGGGGAACTTCTTCGCGGGTCAAATGCAGCACTTTCTCCCGGATCAGCTCTGCCATGACGAAGCGCTCGGGGTGATCGGTCACCTGGTCGGCAGGGTAAAACATCGGTCCTTCCTCCATCTCGGCAAAGATCGCCTGGACCAGCGCGCTCGTATTATTGCCCTCCATCGCCGAGATCGGGATGATCTGCTTGAACGGGTAGAGCTGGCGGTACTCGTCGATGATCGGGAGCAGCTCTTCGGGGTGTACCTTGTCAATTTTGTTGATGACGAGAAAGACCGGCGTCTTAACCTGTTTGAGACGCTCGATGATGTAATCGTCACCGGCTCCCCGCTTTTCCGAGGCATCGATCACAAACAGCACTAGATCTACTTCATTGAGCGTATTTTCGGCGACAGAGACCATGTAGTCGCCCAGCTTTGACTTGGGTTTGTGAATCCCCGGGGTATCGAGGAAGATCACCTGACCCTCCTCGGTCGTATACACCGCCGTAATTTTGTTGCGGGTGGTCTGCGGTTTATTAGACATGATCGCGACCTTCTGGCCGACGACGTGATTAAGCAGCGTCGATTTTCCGACATTGGGCCGCCCCACGATGGAGACAAACCCCGATTTGAATTTTGTATGGGTCTTGCGATTATCCACGTAAATCCTCCTTGGTGAACGCCCCGGGCAACAGGGCAGATACAGTTGTCTCCACGACCTTGCCTTGCAGGTTGGCCAAAATCACCGGCATGTCCGGCGGGCAGAGCTCGGCCATGACCTGGCGGCAAGCGCCGCAGGGCGAGACGGCATCCGGCGTATCGGCGACGACTGCAATCGCCCGGTATTGTTTGTCTCCTTCGGACAATGCCTTGAACAGTGCCGTTCTCTCTGCACAGTTGGTCAGCGGGTACGAGGCATTCTCAATATTGCAGCCGAGATAGACCGTCCCGCCATCCGTCAGGAGCGCCGCTCCGACGGGAAATTGCGAGTAGGGCACATAAGCTCGGTCTCTCGCTTCCATGGCTTTGGCGACAAGCGCTTGTTTATCCATATTCATCACTCACTCTTCTGTGAAAAACGGGGGACCGTTTTTCCTGATATTGGATTATGCTCCCGGTCGGCCGCATCCATCCTGGGTGGAACGACCCCGCCGGAGATGACAAATTTCAGCCCATCCTCGATCGACATGTCCAGAAAGGTCACCTCTCGCCGAGGGACCAGGGCCATCCAGCCGTTGGTCGGATTGGGCGATTTGGGCAGAAAGACGTTGACGTATTCCTCCCCGGTAAACCGCAGGACCCCGCCCTGCGATTCGCCGGTCAAAAAGCCGACGGTATACACCCCTGGCCGCGGGTATTCCACCAGGACCACCTGTTTGAAGCTGGTCCGTTCATGGACCAGCGCTTGCGATACCTGCTGGACCGTAGAGTAGATCCCGCGTGCTCCCGCGTGCGACCGGTATGAACCCAAACAGCCGCTCAATTTTGGCAAAGAGAAACCGGCCTGCCGGGGTGCGGGCAATCCCCCCGATCAAGAGCAGAATCAAAATCAGCAGGATGACGCCGATGACGGGGATATGATCATGAAAAGGGACGCCAAGAAACCAGACAACCTCCCCTTCCCGAGAGGCAAGTCCAGTCGTCAGCAACAGCTCCGTCAACCAGCGTCCAACCGCTGTATCTGC
This sequence is a window from Brevibacillus composti. Protein-coding genes within it:
- a CDS encoding DUF502 domain-containing protein codes for the protein MWQRVFAGFIVLLPLIVTVYLLQFVFFTADTAVGRWLTELLLTTGLASREGEVVWFLGVPFHDHIPVIGVILLILILLLIGGIARTPAGRFLFAKIERLFGFIPVARGSTRDLLYGPAGIASAGP